One Aethina tumida isolate Nest 87 chromosome 5, icAetTumi1.1, whole genome shotgun sequence genomic window carries:
- the LOC109601573 gene encoding zwittermicin A synthase ZmaJ: MGSIPQLSVIKGPTRRLIPNKIHVLFQQAAQQYKNTNALIFHENGEERRHTYEQLDKLTNQLARTIHQEIVNNKLQKNGDGDYIVAVNMVPSDYLVVVLLAIWKAGAAYLPLDHAFPGARIEHIVRESRPSLIIYDKDSEFYLDTYKLSLEELMNKSSDKSEDPLGDDENVHHTRDDLAIVLYTSGSTGIPKGVRLPHKVILNRLQWQFKTFPYATTEKVCVFKTALTFVDSVSEIWGPLVNGLTILVVPKVVTQDPEKLIGLLDGYKVERLVLVPSLLRSMLMYLQLQKGKRYLSNLKIWVCSGETLVVSLAEEFFKYFPENEHKLCNFYGSTEIMGDVTYHIISGPRELQHQDKIPIGLPVDNTVIYLLDTDFRPVKAGEVGELFASGLNLAAGYVNGRDPDKFLENPLAIDPTYAKLYRTGDFARLEKGIIVYEGRTDSQVKIRGHRVDLSEVEKAVNSLDEVEKGVVLCYKPGEINQALLAFVTTKSLINEHKIEELLREILTSYMVPQVIILENIPLLVNGKIDRQSLLKTYENTNNNDDYSYQVDIDYQGVPISKMKAAQALFETVASVLGRSARNAISTSANFYEIGGNSLNSIFTISRLNEQGYHINIGDFISAMDLGEVLERMTSDTKIDTHPPSFSSELLKDEFQPNVLDMVTTSFYQKAELEQLIISELSEADYKELIGALWTPLLEKNLSFIVKNESGKIIGVALNFDARDEPDVEITSKLTVIFEFLESIEGPIRDNKLPAGKGKILHSFMMATHSSLTPKENVAVMQFMEDEVLKLARKRQFAGIFTTNTSPLTQQLGTDVYKYQTMLDYQINQFVASDNTKPFILAPDNLRAIVQWKPI, from the exons ATGGGTTCCATACCCCAACTATCGGTCATCAAAGGCCCAACCAGAAGATTAATACCAAACAAAATACACGTACTGTTCCAGCAAGCGGCCCAACAATACAAAAACACCAACGCCCTAATTTTTCATG AAAACGGTGAGGAAAGGCGACACACTTATGAACAGCTGGACAAACTTACAAACCAACTGGCAAGAACAATTCATCAAGAAATAGTCAACAATAAATTGCAGAAGAATGGAGATGGAGATTACATAGTGGCGGTCAATATGGTACCATCCGATTATTTGGTAGTGGTCCTTTTGGCGATCTGGAAAGCTGGAGCTGCTTACTTGCCTTTGGATCACGCTTTTCCCGGCGCCAGGATCGAACACATCGTCAGAGAGTCAAGACCAAGCCTCATTATATATGATAAAG attcggAATTTTATTTGGACACTTATAAATTGTCCTTGGAGGAGCTAATGAACAAATCCTCAGATAAAAGTGAAGACCCCTTGGGCGACGACGAAAATGTGCATCACACCAGAGACGACCTCGCCATAGTTCTGTACACTTCCGGCAGTACAGGCATACCAAAAG GAGTGCGATTGCCTCACAAAGTCATCCTGAACCGGCTCCAGTGGCAATTCAAGACTTTTCCTTATGCGACCACTGAAAAAGTCTGCGTGTTCAAGACCGCACTCACTTTCGTCGACAGCGTTTCCGAAATATGGGGGCCTTTGGTAAACGGTCTGACCATTCTGGTTGTTCCCAAAGTGGTCACGCAGGACCCAGAAAAGCTTATCGGTCTTTTGGATGGTTACAAGGTTGAAAGGCTCGTTCTGGTCCCTTCCCTTCTACGTTCGATGCTCATGTACCTTCAGTTACAG AAAGGAAAACGATATTTGTCCAATCTAAAAATCTGGGTATGTTCTGGGGAAACCCTTGTAGTGTCGCTTGCCGAAGAGTTCTTCAAGTACTTCCCAGAGAATGAGCACAAATTGTGCAACTTCTACGGCAGTACTGAAATAATGGGAGATGTAACCTACCATATCATTTCCGGACCGAGAGAACTGCAACACCAAGACAAAATCCCCATCGGCTTGCCGGTGGACAACACCGTAATTTACCTCCTAGACACAGACTTTCGCCCAGTAAAGGCCGGTGAGGTCGGAGAACTGTTCGCCTCCGGCTTAAATTTAGCTGCAGGTTACGTAAACGGAAGAGACCCCGATAAGTTCTTGGAAAACCCCTTGGCAATCGACCCCACCTACGCCAAACTGTACAGAACTGGAGACTTTGCCCGCCTGGAAAAAGGTATCATCGTTTACGAAGGAAGAACCGACTCCCAGGTTAAAATACGCGGACACCGCGTCGACTTATCCGAGGTGGAGAAGGCCGTCAACTCGTTGGATGAGGTGGAAAAAGGTGTGGTTTTGTGTTACAAACCTGGAGAGATCAACCAGGCACTTCTGGCGTTTGTCACCACCAAATCTCTCATCAACGAGCACAAGATCGAGGAGTTGTTGCGGGAAATCTTGACTTCCTACATGGTACCGCAAGTGATAATCCTTGAAAACATACCACTTTTGGTTAATGGTAAGATAGACAGGCAATCTCTTCTGAAGACGTACGAAAACACCAACAACAACGACGATTACAGCTACCAAGTGGATATTGACTATCAAGGCGTGCCGATTTCTAAAATGAAGGCGGCACAAGCTCTCTTCGAAACTGTGGCTTCAGTTTTGGGCAGATCTGCCAGAAATGCCATTTCAACGAGCGCCAACTTTTACGAAATCGGTGGTAACTCCCTGAATTCAATTTTCACCATCTCCAGATTGAATGAACAAGGATACCATATAA ATATTGGTGATTTTATCTCTGCGATGGATTTGGGGGAAGTTTTGGAGAGGATGACGTCTGACACTAAAATAGATACTCATCCACCTAGTTTCAGCTCCGAGTTGTTGAAGGATGAGTTCCAGCCTAATGTTTTAGA CATGGTTACCACAAGTTTCTACCAAAAAGCTGAACTGGAGCAGCTGATCATTTCCGAGCTATCCGAGGCCGACTACAAGGAACTAATCGGCGCCTTATGGACACCTTTACTGGAAAAAAATCTAAGTTTTATCGTCAAAAACGAATCGGGCAAAATTATTGGAGTAGCTCTTAACTTCGATGCGAGAGACGAACCAGATGTAGAGATTACATCTAAACTGACTGTGATATTTGAGTTCTTGGAAAGCATCGAAGGACCAATTAGAGATAACAAGTTACCAGCCGGCAAAGGTAAAATTTTGCATTCCTTCATGATGGCGACTCACTCGTCGCTGACACCGAAAGAGAACGTTGCCGTGATGCAATTTATGGAAGACGAGGTGCTGAAGTTGGCCAGGAAACGCCAATTCGCCGGTATTTTTACCACCAACACCAGTCCTTTAACCCAACAACTGGGCACTGACGTTTACAAGTATCAGACCATGTTGGATTATCAGATTAATCAATTCGTGGCAAGTGATAATACAAAACCATTTATTTTGGCCCCAGACAATCTTAGGGCGATCGTCCAATGGAAACCTATTTGA